The proteins below come from a single Eucalyptus grandis isolate ANBG69807.140 chromosome 3, ASM1654582v1, whole genome shotgun sequence genomic window:
- the LOC120291124 gene encoding serine/arginine-rich splicing factor SC35-like, producing MSHFGRSGPPDIADTYSLLILNISFRTSADDLFPLFDKYGKVVDVFIPRDRRTGESRGFAFVRYKYADEAQKAVDKLDGRVVDGREIGVQFAKYGPNAERIDKGKIAEPVSKMRRRSRSRSPRPRYRDEYRDRDYRRRSRSRSGGRYDRDKYRDGGRSYRHRSRSYSPSPDRRRDRRAPKHDDEDRSRSGSYTSSSRSPQKAKYERSRSPNQRPSTLESPDVRNGERDSQLQRDAPSGRPANSAGASPRSP from the exons ATGTCGCATTTCGGAAGATCAGGGCCGCCGGACATCGCCGACACTTACTCGCTCCTCATCCTCAACATCTCCTTCC GGACCAGCGCCGACGACCTCTTCCCTCTCTTCGACAAGTACGGCAAGGTCGTCGACGTGTTCATTCCCAGGGACCGGAG GACTGGGGAATCGAGAGGGTTCGCGTTCGTGAGGTACAAGTACGCGGACGAGGCGCAGAAGGCGGTGGACAAGCTCGATG GGAGAGTCGTGGATGGGAGAGAGATTGGGGTTCAGTTCGCCAAGTACGGTCCCAATGCCGAGAGAAT TGATAAGGGGAAGATTGCTGAACCGGTTTCAAAGATGAGAAGGCGGTCGAGAAGTCGCAGTCCTCGTCCAAG GTACAGAGACGAATATAGAGACCGTGATTACAGGAGGAGAAGTCGCAGTAGAAGTGGCGGACGATATGATCGCGACAAGTACAGAGACGGGGGAAGGAGTTACCGTCACCGAAGTAGGAGCTATAGCCCAAGTCCTGATCGTCGCAGAGACCGAAGGGCACCCAAACATGATGATGAGGACCGAAGTCGGAGTGGATCATACACAAG TTCATCCCGGAGCCCGCAGAAAGCCAAATATGAGAGGAGTCGCTCTCCAAATCAGAGACCTTCTACACTTGAAAGTCCTGATGTACGAAATGGTGAAAGAGATTCTCAGCTCCAAAGAGATGCGCCCAGTGGACGTCCTGCCAATTCCGCTGGTGCATCTCCACGTAGTCCATAG